One part of the Arabidopsis thaliana chromosome 4, partial sequence genome encodes these proteins:
- the ERD3 gene encoding S-adenosyl-L-methionine-dependent methyltransferases superfamily protein yields the protein MKYKDEKYEKAEKGSRILPKTVLLILLCGLSFYLGGLYCGKNIIEVSDVAKAESSSLDVDDSLQVKSVSFSECSSDYQDYTPCTDPRKWKKYGTHRLTFMERHCPPVFDRKQCLVPPPDGYKPPIRWPKSKDECWYRNVPYDWINKQKSNQNWLRKEGEKFIFPGGGTMFPHGVSAYVDLMQDLIPEMKDGTIRTAIDTGCGVASWGGDLLDRGILTVSLAPRDNHEAQVQFALERGIPAILGIISTQRLPFPSNSFDMAHCSRCLIPWTEFGGVYLLEVHRILRPGGFWVLSGPPVNYENRWKGWDTTIEEQRSNYEKLQELLSSMCFKMYAKKDDIAVWQKSPDNLCYNKLSNDPDAYPPKCDDSLEPDSAWYTPLRPCVVVPSPKLKKTDLESTPKWPERLHTTPERISDVPGGNGNVFKHDDSKWKTRAKHYKKLLPAIGSDKIRNVMDMNTAYGGLAAALVNDPLWVMNVVSSYAANTLPVVFDRGLIGTYHDW from the exons AGAAGGGTTCAAGGATTTTGCCCAAGACAGTTTTACTGATTCTTCTTTGTGGACTTTCGTTCTATCTTGGAGGGTTGTATTGTGGGAAGAACATAATTGAAGTTAGTGATGTTGCAAAAGCTGAATCTTCTTCCTTAGATGTTGATGACTCTCTTCAAGTCaaatctgtttctttctcGGAATGTAGCAGTGACTACCAAGATTACACTCCTTGCACTGATCCAAGG AAATGGAAGAAGTATGGTACTCACAGGCTTACTTTCATGGAGCGACATTGTCCTCCTGTGTTTGATAGAAAGCAGTGTCTGGTTCCTCCTCCTGATGGCTATAAGCCACCGATAAGATGGCCAAAGAGCAAAGACGAATGTTGGTACAG GAATGTGCCATATGATTGGATTAACAAGCAGAAATCTAACCAGAATTGGCTAAGGAAAGAGGGTGAAAAGTTCATTTTTCCTGGTGGGGGTACAATGTTTCCACATGGAGTCAGTGCCTATGTCGATCTGATGCAAGATTTGATCCCTGAAATGAAAGATGGGACTATACGCACAGCCATTGACACTGGTTGTGGG GTTGCGAGCTGGGGAGGCGATTTGTTGGACCGGGGTATCCTCACGGTATCACTCGCCCCGAGGGATAATCACGAAGCTCAAGTCCAGTTTGCTCTAGAACGTGGAATTCCTGCGATTCTTGGCATCATTTCCACTCAACGTCTCCCTTTCCCTTCAAATTCATTTGATATGGCTCATTGCTCAAGATGCCTTATTCCGTGGACAGAATTTG GTGGAGTATATCTTCTGGAGGTTCACCGTATCCTAAGACCTGGTGGCTTCTGGGTCTTATCTGGTCCACCAGTCAACTATGAGAACCGTTGGAAAGGTTGGGACACAACCATTGAAGAGCAGAGATCAAACTACGAGAAGCTGCAGGAATTGTTATCTTCAATGTGCTTCAAAATGTATGCCAAGAAAGACGATATCGCAGTCTGGCAAAAATCTCCAGACAATCTATGCTATAACAAGTTGTCTAACGACCCTGATGCATACCCGCCAAAATGTGACGACAGCCTTGAGCCAGATTCTGCTTGGTATACACCATTACGCCCTTGCGTTGTGGTTCCAAGCCCTAAGCTAAAGAAGACGGATTTGGAATCTACTCCCAAGTGGCCAGAAAGATTACACACAACTCCTGAAAGAATCTCTGATGTTCCTGGAGGAAATGGTAACGTGTTTAAACATGATGATAGCAAATGGAAAACAAGGGCTAAGCATTACAAGAAGCTGTTACCCGCGATTGGTTCTGACAAAATTCGGAATGTTATGGATATGAACACTGCTTATGGAGGTTTGGCTGCTGCTCTGGTCAATGATCCTTTGTGGGTCATGAATGTCGTCTCTTCTTATGCTGCAAACACACTTCCCGTTGTGTTTGATCGTGGATTGATCGGAACATATCATGACTGGTAA